One Armatimonadota bacterium DNA window includes the following coding sequences:
- a CDS encoding DUF6580 family putative transport protein: MNARVGVLLGLVLAAAASRLLPHPPNVTPVAALALFGGAHFGRLWQACAVPLGAMLLSDLVIGLHALIPFVYGSLALAVLIGIWVGRRLTPGRVAAGAVGSSVLFFLVTNFGVWAQGALYPRTADGLLAAYVAALPFFRNTVAGDLFYAAVLFGGFALLERAVPALRTRPGVMERAGR; this comes from the coding sequence ATGAACGCGCGCGTGGGAGTTCTGCTGGGGCTGGTCCTGGCCGCCGCCGCCTCGCGGCTGCTGCCGCACCCGCCCAACGTCACACCGGTCGCCGCCCTGGCCCTGTTCGGCGGCGCCCACTTCGGCCGCCTGTGGCAGGCATGCGCCGTCCCGCTGGGGGCGATGCTGCTCAGCGACCTGGTGATCGGGCTGCACGCCCTGATCCCGTTCGTCTACGGCAGCCTGGCGCTGGCCGTCCTGATCGGGATCTGGGTCGGTCGCCGCCTCACCCCCGGGCGGGTGGCGGCCGGAGCGGTGGGCTCGTCGGTCCTGTTCTTCCTGGTCACCAACTTCGGCGTCTGGGCCCAGGGGGCGCTGTACCCCAGGACCGCGGACGGGCTGCTGGCGGCCTACGTGGCCGCGCTGCCGTTCTTCCGCAACACCGTGGCCGGAGACCTGTTCTACGCGGCGGTCCTGTTCGGCGGCTTCGCCCTGCTGGAACGCGCGGTTCCGGCGCTCCGGACGCGGCCGGGAGTGATGGAAAGGGCCGGCAGATGA
- a CDS encoding TonB-dependent receptor, with product MVCVRPAGIRRLWALLSVMAVAVFPRPAAGQQEPPVFELPEVVVPGRRPQPVASTPASVSVITREDIERLGARTVADVLFLVPEAVVRAYGGLGSLAQISVRGSTPAQVLVLLDGVPLNSVALGQADLSTISVDAVERIEVLRGPFSAIYGSGALGGVVNIVTRTADRRRALVQTGGYGRRSAVLTLPGAPAAPWLLTVTADATAGHRPNSDYQGTTLAARLALPSAGLLVHHYASDLGSPGDTAFPTPADRQSERRDLVQLTGGGPQAPASTRLYYVGDDFTFASAFGLSTYASRLWGGEAQRRWQTPGGLLTAGVEAHSQSLDALVFGSPIVAEASVAAGYLQYDTALSDRALASAGLRADVHSVYGTTLNPRAGIVYRPDGATRLRAAVGRTFRGPTFLELYFPGCSNPSLQPETAWAAEVGVERQSRQMLLAATAFGTWASSLIAGGCPPSNVGQATVRGLSVELRRLLAGGGTLVGSLTALQAADGSGAPLLRVPGVTAQLTFQRPLMAGTLTVAASYVGPRPDLDPATFATVQMPGYLDVRVRYRTATSAGATLTVGVDNALDYAYEPVAGYPAPGRTVFVTTSWEW from the coding sequence ATGGTCTGTGTCCGGCCTGCAGGCATCCGGCGCCTGTGGGCGTTGCTGTCCGTGATGGCCGTGGCGGTCTTCCCCCGACCGGCGGCCGGCCAGCAGGAGCCTCCGGTCTTCGAGCTGCCCGAGGTCGTGGTCCCCGGCCGTCGGCCTCAGCCGGTGGCCTCCACTCCGGCGTCGGTCAGCGTGATCACCCGCGAGGACATCGAGAGGCTGGGCGCCCGCACCGTGGCCGACGTGCTGTTCCTGGTCCCGGAGGCGGTGGTGAGGGCCTACGGCGGCCTCGGCAGCCTGGCCCAGATCAGCGTCCGCGGGTCCACCCCCGCCCAGGTCCTGGTCCTGCTGGACGGGGTGCCGCTGAACAGCGTCGCCCTGGGCCAGGCCGACCTGAGCACCATCTCGGTGGACGCCGTCGAGCGCATCGAGGTCCTGCGCGGGCCCTTTTCGGCCATCTACGGCAGCGGCGCCCTGGGCGGGGTGGTGAACATCGTGACGCGGACCGCGGACCGCCGCCGCGCCCTCGTCCAGACCGGCGGCTACGGACGGCGCTCGGCGGTCCTGACTCTGCCCGGCGCGCCCGCGGCGCCCTGGCTGCTCACCGTCACCGCCGACGCCACCGCCGGCCACCGGCCCAACAGCGACTACCAGGGGACCACCCTGGCGGCCCGCCTGGCACTGCCCTCGGCCGGGCTGCTGGTGCACCACTACGCCTCCGACCTGGGCTCGCCGGGGGACACGGCCTTTCCCACCCCGGCCGACCGCCAGAGCGAGCGGCGCGACCTTGTGCAGCTCACCGGCGGCGGGCCGCAGGCCCCCGCATCCACCCGGCTGTACTACGTCGGCGACGACTTCACGTTCGCGTCGGCGTTCGGCCTCAGCACCTATGCCTCGCGCCTGTGGGGTGGAGAAGCTCAGCGGCGGTGGCAGACTCCGGGCGGCCTGCTGACCGCTGGGGTGGAGGCCCACAGCCAGTCCCTGGACGCCCTGGTCTTCGGCTCGCCCATCGTCGCCGAGGCGAGCGTCGCCGCAGGCTACCTCCAGTACGACACGGCCCTGTCGGACCGCGCCCTGGCGTCTGCGGGCCTGCGGGCGGATGTGCACTCGGTCTACGGGACCACCCTGAATCCCCGCGCGGGGATCGTGTACCGTCCGGACGGGGCGACGCGCCTGCGGGCGGCGGTGGGGCGCACGTTCCGCGGCCCGACGTTCCTGGAGCTGTACTTCCCCGGCTGCAGCAACCCGTCGCTGCAGCCGGAGACGGCGTGGGCGGCCGAGGTCGGGGTGGAACGGCAGTCCCGGCAGATGCTGCTCGCCGCCACCGCCTTCGGAACCTGGGCCTCGTCCCTGATCGCGGGCGGCTGCCCGCCCTCCAACGTGGGCCAGGCCACGGTCCGGGGACTGTCCGTGGAACTCCGCCGGCTGCTGGCAGGCGGCGGGACGCTGGTGGGGTCCCTGACCGCCCTGCAGGCCGCCGACGGGTCGGGGGCGCCCCTGCTGCGGGTGCCGGGAGTGACCGCGCAGCTCACCTTCCAGCGCCCCCTGATGGCCGGGACGCTCACGGTGGCCGCCTCCTACGTCGGGCCCCGGCCGGACCTGGACCCGGCCACGTTCGCCACGGTCCAGATGCCGGGCTACCTCGACGTCCGGGTGCGCTACCGGACCGCGACGTCCGCAGGCGCCACGCTGACCGTCGGCGTGGACAACGCCTTGGACTATGCCTATGAGCCGGTTGCCGGCTATCCCGCCCCGGGCCGCACGGTGTTCGTGACCACGTCCTGGGAGTGGTAG
- a CDS encoding DUF3084 domain-containing protein — translation MEPGVLLIPLLLALSGVIALAGNAVGRSIGRRRLTLLGLRPRYTAQVVTVVTGVLIALLTLAAVLLLSAEARVALFRLNEVLRQTQRLEEEIRRQEDRLKQLALGDIAYLNNQEVLRDVIDGRQDPAVIRQRVQAVVDRAGELARENGIGVDSRGEEIVLSPPRATWDAIAALIDHRNADTVLRLVAAQNTLKGEPLVVYVQLFDNRLVYPAGTVLAQGVVDGRQPREVVGRDLLRLADQAARVARGKVLPPPFTLVGAAPAAQLDIDDHRAAVARIRQAGGPVRVQVVAQRDIYTVGPLLVRYLIGR, via the coding sequence ATGGAACCGGGCGTCCTGCTCATTCCCCTCCTGCTCGCCCTCAGCGGGGTCATCGCCCTGGCGGGCAACGCCGTGGGCCGCTCCATCGGCCGCCGCCGGCTGACCCTGCTCGGGCTGCGGCCCCGCTACACCGCCCAGGTCGTCACGGTGGTCACCGGCGTCCTCATCGCCCTGCTGACCCTGGCGGCGGTCCTGCTGCTGTCCGCGGAGGCCCGGGTGGCCCTGTTCCGCCTCAACGAGGTCCTCCGGCAGACCCAGCGCCTGGAGGAGGAGATCCGCCGCCAGGAGGACCGCCTCAAGCAGCTGGCCCTGGGCGACATCGCCTACCTGAACAACCAGGAGGTCCTGCGGGACGTCATCGACGGCCGCCAGGACCCGGCCGTGATCCGCCAGCGGGTGCAGGCGGTGGTGGACCGGGCCGGCGAGCTGGCCCGGGAGAACGGCATCGGCGTGGACAGCCGCGGGGAGGAGATCGTGCTCTCGCCGCCCCGGGCCACCTGGGACGCCATCGCGGCCCTGATCGACCACCGCAACGCCGACACCGTCCTGCGGCTGGTGGCCGCCCAGAATACCTTGAAGGGCGAGCCCCTGGTGGTCTACGTCCAGCTGTTTGACAACCGCCTGGTCTATCCCGCCGGCACGGTCCTCGCCCAGGGGGTGGTGGACGGCCGGCAGCCCCGGGAGGTGGTCGGCCGCGACCTGCTGCGCCTGGCGGACCAGGCGGCGCGGGTGGCCCGGGGCAAGGTCCTGCCCCCGCCGTTCACCCTGGTGGGCGCCGCCCCGGCGGCCCAGCTGGACATCGACGACCACCGCGCGGCGGTGGCGCGGATCCGCCAGGCCGGCGGGCCCGTCCGGGTGCAGGTGGTGGCCCAGCGGGACATCTATACCGTGGGGCCGTTGCTGGTGCGGTACCTGATAGGACGTTGA
- a CDS encoding four helix bundle protein, producing the protein MTRGRGPEGSVAAEVIVRVKHENLRVWSEAMVLSERVYKETSHFPREESLGLSAHIRRSAVSVAVNIAEGCGRYHTREFVRFLFIARGSLFELMTLLDLSRRLGYLSVPQYISLRDSCEGLLTPLSGLIRSLKGTRRRGAVFNAPTLQRSNAAR; encoded by the coding sequence TGCGGGTGAAGCATGAGAACTTACGGGTATGGAGTGAAGCGATGGTCCTCTCCGAACGTGTCTACAAGGAAACCTCCCACTTTCCCCGCGAGGAGAGTCTGGGACTTTCCGCTCACATCCGACGGTCGGCCGTCTCCGTCGCCGTCAACATTGCGGAGGGATGCGGACGATACCACACGCGTGAGTTTGTGCGCTTCCTGTTCATCGCGCGGGGATCCCTCTTTGAGCTTATGACGCTGTTGGACCTGTCTCGCCGCCTGGGTTACCTGTCCGTTCCCCAATACATCTCTCTCCGTGACTCCTGCGAGGGCCTTCTGACACCCCTGAGCGGGTTGATCCGCAGCCTGAAAGGAACGCGTCGTCGCGGAGCGGTATTCAACGCTCCAACGCTCCAACGGTCCAACGCGGCACGTTAG